A genomic segment from Ignavibacteriales bacterium encodes:
- the mnmG gene encoding tRNA uridine-5-carboxymethylaminomethyl(34) synthesis enzyme MnmG: MKKFDIVVVGGGHAGIEAASAGARMGCSVGLVTMDRFALGRMSCNPAIGGTAKGHLVREIDALGGIMGQIADNTGIQFRMLNRSKGPAVWSPRCQSDRVLYSEEANRIISKIESLEIVEGSAIEVLTEDGKVVGVKNSDGEVVYCKALVLSSGTFLNALMHTGLNKTTGGRFGEQPAIGITESLADLGFEYGRLKTGTPPRLKKDSINWSILEEQPGDENPQPFSHQTDFSKFPFLPQVSCHITYTDPTVHKILEKGFAASPLFTGLIKGVGPRYCPSIEDKIVRFSDKERHQLFLEPEGLDSNLIYLNGFSSSLDADIQYEALHKIPGLENVEMVRPGYAVEYDFFPPQQVDLTLETKLIEGLYFAGQINGTSGYEEAAAQGLIAGINAALKIQGKPEFVLKRSEAYIGVLIDDLVTKSTDEPYRMFTSRAEHRLLLRQDNADRRLMKYGYDFDLIDADLYKSVKSREETIINGINYCQSKKYHARDINEFLTSIGSNEIDSTETISKLCKRPEINLKQLLNFNGSANEFVALELLNDEKALEQAEIELKYEGYIMRQYEAVAKLEKYEETKIPINFDFTKIKQLSTEGREKLSKVKPRSIAQASRISGVTPSDISILLVYLKN; the protein is encoded by the coding sequence ATGAAGAAATTTGACATAGTTGTGGTAGGCGGTGGACATGCTGGTATAGAAGCTGCTTCGGCTGGAGCTAGAATGGGCTGCTCTGTTGGATTAGTTACAATGGATAGATTTGCCCTTGGTAGAATGTCTTGTAATCCTGCAATAGGTGGAACCGCAAAAGGGCATTTGGTTCGTGAGATTGATGCTCTTGGCGGAATAATGGGACAAATTGCCGATAACACTGGAATCCAATTCCGAATGTTAAATCGATCTAAAGGCCCAGCGGTTTGGTCGCCACGCTGTCAATCAGATCGGGTTCTTTATTCGGAAGAAGCTAATCGTATTATATCTAAAATCGAAAGTCTAGAAATTGTTGAAGGCTCGGCTATTGAGGTTTTAACTGAAGATGGAAAAGTAGTTGGTGTTAAAAATTCAGATGGGGAGGTGGTGTATTGCAAAGCTTTGGTTCTTTCATCTGGTACTTTTTTAAATGCCCTGATGCATACTGGTTTGAATAAAACCACAGGCGGAAGATTTGGTGAACAACCCGCGATTGGAATTACAGAATCATTGGCGGATTTAGGATTTGAGTATGGTAGATTAAAAACCGGAACTCCTCCGCGATTAAAAAAAGATTCAATAAATTGGAGCATTTTAGAAGAGCAGCCCGGTGATGAAAACCCGCAACCATTCTCTCATCAAACTGATTTTTCTAAATTTCCTTTTCTTCCTCAAGTAAGCTGTCATATTACTTATACTGATCCTACTGTCCATAAAATTCTTGAAAAAGGATTTGCTGCATCTCCTTTATTTACTGGTTTGATAAAAGGAGTTGGTCCAAGATATTGTCCTTCAATAGAAGATAAAATTGTTAGATTTTCTGACAAAGAAAGACACCAACTTTTCTTAGAGCCGGAAGGTTTAGATTCTAATTTAATTTATTTAAATGGGTTTTCGTCTTCTCTTGATGCGGATATTCAGTACGAAGCTTTGCATAAAATTCCCGGGTTAGAAAATGTTGAAATGGTTCGTCCTGGTTATGCTGTTGAGTATGATTTCTTTCCACCTCAGCAAGTTGATTTAACTTTAGAAACAAAATTGATTGAGGGATTATATTTTGCTGGGCAGATAAACGGCACATCCGGTTACGAAGAAGCAGCAGCTCAAGGTTTGATCGCAGGAATAAATGCAGCATTAAAAATTCAAGGCAAACCAGAATTTGTTTTGAAAAGAAGTGAAGCGTACATCGGGGTGTTGATTGACGATTTAGTAACAAAATCGACAGACGAACCATACAGAATGTTTACTTCTCGTGCAGAACATAGATTGCTTCTTCGGCAGGATAATGCTGATAGAAGATTGATGAAATATGGTTACGATTTTGATTTGATAGACGCTGATTTATATAAATCCGTTAAATCAAGAGAAGAGACAATTATTAATGGTATTAATTATTGCCAATCTAAAAAATATCATGCAAGAGATATAAATGAATTTTTAACCTCCATCGGCTCAAATGAAATTGATTCCACAGAAACAATATCGAAACTCTGTAAACGTCCGGAAATCAACCTAAAGCAACTTTTAAATTTTAACGGATCTGCAAATGAATTTGTAGCACTTGAATTATTAAACGATGAAAAAGCACTGGAACAAGCTGAAATTGAACTGAAATATGAAGGTTACATTATGCGACAATATGAAGCGGTTGCCAAACTAGAAAAATATGAGGAAACAAAAATTCCAATAAACTTTGATTTTACTAAAATAAAACAACTATCAACAGAAGGAAGGGAAAAGTTGAGCAAAGTAAAACCACGTTCAATCGCTCAAGCTTCAAGAATCTCGGGTGTTACGCCTTCAGATATTTCGATTTTGTTGGTATATTTGAAGAACTAA
- a CDS encoding phosphatase PAP2 family protein produces the protein MKYFFLFLLAPFCFTSAQVDSIFVKDAKDFLNVSANFYTSPFRFDSEDWIEFSAMVGLTGLATLTDKDVRNFSQRNKSDFANDVFSIDKYFYTEFVGASIIGLYGYGLIDNNNSVRKLAVKLTEATFLATSLTVITKTVVGRGRPYKQECNYYTDPFSFDNDYNSFPSGHTTLAFAYSTVMANEIDNIFWKVGWYAAAGLVGYSRIYHNQHWVSDVLMGAAIGYFSGEFVDNHETNKNEKTKISLYPFPGGLALQLSF, from the coding sequence ATGAAATATTTTTTTCTTTTTTTATTAGCTCCTTTTTGTTTTACATCCGCACAAGTTGATAGCATTTTTGTAAAAGATGCTAAAGATTTTCTAAATGTTAGTGCAAATTTTTATACATCACCATTTAGATTTGATTCCGAAGATTGGATTGAATTTTCTGCTATGGTTGGATTAACCGGACTTGCAACTTTGACCGATAAAGACGTAAGAAATTTTTCACAAAGAAATAAAAGCGATTTTGCTAATGATGTTTTTTCCATAGATAAATATTTTTACACGGAGTTTGTGGGTGCGAGCATAATTGGCTTATATGGCTACGGATTGATTGATAATAATAATTCAGTACGAAAACTTGCAGTTAAACTAACAGAAGCAACATTTCTTGCAACTTCGTTAACGGTAATTACTAAAACAGTTGTTGGGCGCGGCAGACCGTACAAACAAGAATGCAATTATTATACCGATCCATTTTCATTTGATAACGATTATAATTCATTTCCATCCGGACACACAACTTTGGCTTTTGCATATTCTACCGTAATGGCAAATGAAATTGATAATATCTTTTGGAAAGTTGGATGGTACGCAGCAGCAGGATTAGTTGGATATTCGCGTATATATCATAATCAGCATTGGGTTTCGGACGTACTAATGGGAGCAGCTATTGGATATTTTTCGGGAGAGTTTGTAGATAATCATGAAACAAATAAAAATGAAAAAACTAAAATAAGTTTATATCCTTTTCCTGGTGGTTTAGCCCTACAGTTAAGCTTCTGA
- a CDS encoding J domain-containing protein — MEYKDYYKILGVEKSATQDEIKKAYRKLAMKHHPDRNAGNKSSEEKFKEITEANEVLSDPEKRKKYDALGSNWNQYQNTGGQGFGDFYTNYGGGKRQSGSNYEFSGDINDIFGGMGGSGFSDFFESFFGGGGRGSGGRTQQQKTAIDVEANMNITLEDVFNGSEKQISVEGKKLKIKINPGTKDGQKLRLKGMGRSKTASGEKGDLYLNLHILQHPFYEIKENDLYYNLDVDLYTAVLGGKENIQTLDGKTISISIPEGTESGKTLRLKNLGMNNNNFRGDLFVRILVTIPKNLSKEERELFNKLKSIRPEW, encoded by the coding sequence ATGGAATATAAAGATTATTATAAAATACTTGGTGTTGAGAAATCCGCAACTCAGGATGAAATTAAAAAAGCTTACCGCAAACTTGCAATGAAGCATCATCCCGACCGTAATGCTGGAAATAAATCTTCTGAAGAAAAGTTTAAAGAAATTACAGAAGCCAACGAGGTTTTAAGCGATCCAGAGAAACGAAAAAAGTACGATGCGCTTGGTTCAAACTGGAATCAATATCAGAACACTGGCGGACAGGGCTTTGGTGATTTCTATACTAACTATGGCGGCGGGAAAAGACAATCTGGTTCAAATTACGAATTCTCAGGCGATATAAATGATATTTTTGGTGGAATGGGCGGCAGTGGATTTTCTGATTTTTTTGAATCATTTTTCGGCGGCGGTGGAAGAGGATCTGGCGGAAGAACTCAGCAGCAAAAAACTGCCATTGATGTTGAAGCAAATATGAACATTACTCTTGAAGATGTTTTTAACGGAAGTGAGAAACAAATTTCAGTTGAGGGAAAAAAGTTAAAGATAAAAATAAATCCCGGAACTAAAGATGGACAGAAGCTTAGATTAAAAGGTATGGGGCGTTCTAAAACTGCGAGCGGCGAAAAAGGTGATTTATATTTAAATCTTCATATACTCCAACATCCATTTTATGAAATAAAAGAAAATGATTTATACTACAATCTTGATGTTGATTTATACACCGCGGTACTTGGTGGAAAAGAAAACATTCAAACTTTAGATGGAAAAACCATTAGTATTTCAATTCCGGAAGGAACTGAATCCGGAAAAACTTTAAGACTAAAAAATCTTGGAATGAATAATAATAATTTTCGTGGGGATTTATTTGTAAGGATACTTGTTACAATTCCCAAAAACCTTAGCAAAGAAGAAAGAGAATTATTTAACAAATTAAAATCAATAAGACCAGAATGGTAA
- the mnmE gene encoding tRNA uridine-5-carboxymethylaminomethyl(34) synthesis GTPase MnmE, whose amino-acid sequence MKEDTIVALATPAGVGAISVIRISGIHAFFAVDKIFNGKIKIKNAATHTLHYGDIVNSEIEHVDDVLVSVFRAPNSYSGEDSVEISTHGNPLITQKVIELLIADPDVRLAEPGEFTKRAFLNNKLDLTKAEAVADIISSRTEASFRGARNQLDGLLSKKVNDLRSQLLNSSSFVELELDFAEEDIEFVNQDELLKRIDSIIIEIDTLLESYEFGRVIRDGVNVAIVGKPNVGKSSLLNYILKESRAIVSEIPGTTRDVIREEVSIEGILFRLFDTAGIRVSDDSIEKEGILRSQETVRNADVIIFLEDVQQGESKDLFVELLKLTSSDKIIKVLNKVDLDGNSEISSDVKISAKTGEGIESLFKSLKEKTIGNENYTEKTAIVTNLRHHNCLKKSRENLINSRESILKKMSGEFISVDLRNAELNLAEIIGEVTSDDILNNIFMRFCIGK is encoded by the coding sequence GTGAAAGAAGATACAATCGTTGCATTAGCAACTCCAGCAGGAGTTGGTGCGATTTCCGTTATTAGAATTAGCGGCATACATGCGTTTTTTGCTGTGGATAAAATTTTTAATGGAAAAATAAAAATTAAAAATGCAGCAACGCACACTTTGCATTACGGCGATATAGTTAACAGCGAAATTGAACATGTCGATGACGTTTTAGTATCTGTTTTTAGGGCTCCAAATTCATATTCAGGCGAAGATAGTGTAGAGATTAGCACACACGGAAATCCGTTAATTACACAAAAAGTTATTGAGCTTTTAATTGCTGATCCGGATGTAAGATTAGCTGAGCCTGGCGAATTTACAAAACGAGCATTTCTAAATAACAAATTAGATTTAACAAAAGCAGAAGCGGTTGCGGATATAATTAGTTCAAGAACAGAGGCATCATTTCGTGGTGCAAGAAATCAGCTTGATGGGTTATTATCTAAAAAAGTTAATGATTTGAGATCACAATTGCTAAATTCTTCATCTTTTGTTGAGCTTGAATTAGATTTTGCTGAAGAAGATATTGAGTTTGTAAATCAGGATGAGCTACTTAAAAGAATTGATTCGATAATTATAGAAATAGACACTTTGTTAGAAAGCTATGAGTTTGGGAGAGTTATTCGTGATGGTGTAAACGTTGCTATAGTTGGCAAGCCAAACGTTGGCAAATCTTCACTTTTAAACTATATTTTGAAGGAATCACGAGCAATTGTAAGTGAGATTCCTGGAACAACTCGAGATGTAATACGTGAAGAGGTTTCAATTGAGGGAATTCTTTTTAGGTTATTTGATACTGCTGGCATTCGGGTTTCAGACGATTCAATCGAAAAAGAGGGGATTTTAAGAAGCCAGGAAACTGTTAGAAATGCAGATGTAATTATTTTTTTAGAAGATGTTCAGCAAGGAGAATCAAAAGATCTTTTTGTGGAATTGTTAAAACTTACAAGCTCAGATAAGATTATCAAGGTTCTTAATAAAGTTGATTTAGATGGAAATTCCGAAATAAGTTCTGATGTTAAAATATCCGCCAAAACTGGAGAGGGAATTGAGTCACTTTTCAAATCCTTAAAAGAAAAAACCATTGGAAATGAAAATTATACAGAGAAAACAGCAATTGTAACAAATCTAAGACATCATAATTGTTTGAAGAAATCAAGAGAGAATTTAATAAATTCTAGGGAATCAATCCTTAAAAAAATGAGCGGAGAGTTTATATCTGTGGATTTGAGAAACGCTGAGCTGAATCTTGCTGAGATAATTGGTGAAGTCACCTCTGACGATATTCTTAATAACATATTTATGAGATTTTGTATTGGAAAATAG
- the htpG gene encoding molecular chaperone HtpG, with the protein MTETHKQKIEFKAETKKLLDILVHSLYTSKDIFLRELISNSSDALDKLRFESNKGTDIVDKDLPLEIKIGFDDKKNTITITDTGIGMTRDELIANIGTIAKSGSEEFLKQLSESKEAVNNIIGRFGIGFYSVFMVAKEVVIKTRSYKKDEAAVEWKSDGLGEYEIADLTEEVKRGTTIEIFLKEETKEFSEKYRLESIIKKHSNFISFPIFLENEKINTIAAIWREPKSNLKKEQYDEFYKFLTYDNEEPFETIHTSVDAPIQFNSLLFIPKKSYEYWRFNRDDYGLDLYVRRVLIQHQNKELLPEYLSFVKGVVDSEDLPLNISRETLQENIIFTKIAQSVANNILSDLIKVAKDSPERYADFWKEHGRIFKLGYMDYANVEKYQQLLRFNSSVSKDEKELVSLEDYVGRMKKDQKEIYYSLGTSKEAIDLNPHLEIFKSKGLEVLYLYDPVDEFVVTSIRKHKDFDFKSVDGVDLKELDKLEDVEKNEEPKEKFSKEDDKAFGKLMLKMKEILGDRVTEVHESKRLKGSPSCLINPDDTMSSTMQKILKMSNQGMAMPPQKRLMEINKDHKLIKNLMNVFKKNESDQFIADTTEQLYESALLLEGNLEDPYKLVNRLNKMLTDASELYSKSKE; encoded by the coding sequence ATGACCGAGACTCATAAACAAAAAATTGAATTTAAAGCTGAAACAAAAAAGCTTCTTGATATTTTAGTTCACTCGCTTTACACAAGCAAAGATATTTTTCTACGTGAATTAATTTCAAATTCATCAGATGCCTTGGATAAACTTCGATTTGAATCCAACAAAGGAACAGATATTGTTGATAAGGATTTGCCATTAGAAATTAAAATCGGATTTGATGATAAGAAAAATACCATTACAATTACTGACACTGGTATTGGAATGACGCGCGATGAATTAATTGCAAATATTGGGACAATTGCAAAGTCTGGTTCAGAAGAGTTTTTAAAACAACTTTCTGAAAGCAAGGAAGCGGTAAACAATATTATTGGAAGATTCGGGATAGGGTTCTATTCTGTTTTTATGGTTGCAAAAGAAGTTGTGATTAAAACTAGATCCTACAAAAAAGATGAAGCTGCAGTTGAATGGAAATCTGATGGTCTTGGCGAATATGAAATTGCTGATCTTACGGAAGAAGTTAAACGCGGAACAACGATCGAGATTTTTCTAAAAGAAGAAACAAAAGAGTTTTCAGAAAAGTATCGTTTGGAATCTATTATTAAAAAGCATTCCAACTTTATATCTTTCCCGATCTTTTTAGAGAATGAAAAGATTAACACCATTGCAGCAATTTGGCGCGAACCAAAATCCAATTTAAAAAAAGAACAATACGATGAGTTTTATAAATTTTTAACCTACGATAACGAAGAACCGTTTGAAACTATTCACACTTCAGTTGATGCCCCGATTCAGTTTAACTCGTTGCTGTTCATACCTAAAAAGAGCTATGAGTATTGGAGATTTAATCGAGATGATTATGGTTTAGATTTATACGTTCGCCGTGTTCTTATTCAACATCAAAACAAAGAATTATTACCTGAATATTTAAGTTTTGTAAAAGGTGTTGTTGATTCAGAAGATTTACCGCTAAACATTTCTCGCGAAACACTGCAGGAAAATATTATCTTTACAAAAATTGCACAGAGTGTTGCAAATAATATTCTTTCGGACTTAATTAAAGTCGCAAAAGATTCTCCCGAACGTTATGCCGATTTCTGGAAAGAGCACGGAAGAATTTTCAAACTTGGCTATATGGATTATGCAAATGTGGAAAAGTATCAACAGCTTTTAAGATTTAATTCTTCTGTAAGCAAAGATGAGAAGGAACTTGTTTCCTTGGAAGATTATGTTGGCAGAATGAAGAAAGATCAGAAAGAAATTTATTACTCGCTTGGAACAAGTAAGGAAGCAATTGATTTAAATCCACATCTTGAAATCTTTAAATCAAAAGGATTGGAAGTTTTATATCTCTACGATCCGGTTGATGAGTTTGTGGTTACATCAATTCGCAAGCATAAAGATTTCGATTTCAAATCTGTTGATGGTGTTGATTTGAAAGAACTTGACAAGCTTGAAGATGTTGAAAAGAACGAAGAGCCAAAAGAAAAATTCAGCAAGGAGGATGACAAGGCTTTTGGAAAGTTAATGTTAAAGATGAAAGAAATTCTTGGTGATAGAGTAACAGAAGTTCATGAATCAAAACGATTAAAAGGTAGTCCATCTTGCTTAATTAATCCCGATGATACGATGTCATCAACGATGCAGAAAATTTTAAAAATGTCCAATCAGGGAATGGCTATGCCGCCACAGAAAAGATTGATGGAAATAAATAAGGATCATAAGCTTATAAAAAACCTGATGAATGTGTTTAAGAAAAATGAAAGTGATCAATTTATTGCAGATACAACCGAACAGCTTTATGAATCAGCACTGCTGCTTGAAGGAAATCTTGAAGATCCGTATAAGCTTGTAAACAGACTGAATAAGATGTTGACAGATGCGAGTGAGTTGTATAGTAAGAGTAAAGAATAA
- a CDS encoding Hsp20/alpha crystallin family protein, giving the protein MTLIKFNPVRDLIDFEREFNKMFNSLENRFGISKSKDVDEEYENAVWTPLTDIYENNDNFTLKVDLPGIKKEDVKIAFTNGKLNISGERVQQAENKDEKCHRIEKAYGKYFRSFTLPELIQAEKINAEFADGQLTITIPKAEEAKPKEIEIKVK; this is encoded by the coding sequence ATGACACTCATAAAATTCAACCCGGTTAGAGATCTAATCGATTTCGAAAGAGAGTTTAACAAAATGTTTAACTCGCTTGAAAACAGATTTGGTATTTCTAAAAGCAAAGATGTTGATGAGGAATATGAAAATGCTGTGTGGACACCACTAACAGACATCTATGAGAATAATGACAATTTTACATTGAAAGTTGATTTACCGGGAATAAAAAAAGAAGATGTTAAAATTGCTTTTACAAATGGAAAGTTAAACATTAGTGGTGAACGTGTTCAGCAAGCTGAAAATAAAGATGAAAAATGTCATCGAATTGAAAAGGCGTATGGCAAATATTTTAGGTCTTTCACTTTACCGGAATTAATTCAGGCTGAAAAAATAAACGCAGAGTTTGCTGATGGACAGTTAACAATAACTATCCCGAAAGCAGAAGAAGCAAAGCCAAAAGAAATTGAAATAAAAGTGAAGTAA
- the rsmG gene encoding 16S rRNA (guanine(527)-N(7))-methyltransferase RsmG has product MSPAKQEIYLKELQNFCWDNGFNPEPMRTERLAFFANLVVEKNKKVNLISRKDVDSIVENHIFISSYITKFLPEKLMRFVDIGTGGGFPGIPLAIMRPDLRGVLVDSIGKKIDAVNDFVDKLKLSNAVAECARVESPEFIAKYKGSFDLVVSRAVKPIIILIRYALPLVKEKGYIVAIKGGNLDEEFQKAEMKYKSFIKKSTVYELAYKPTNIRNKKGKKLVVIELQK; this is encoded by the coding sequence ATGTCGCCTGCCAAACAAGAAATTTATCTTAAAGAATTACAAAATTTTTGCTGGGATAATGGTTTTAATCCGGAACCAATGCGCACAGAAAGGCTTGCTTTTTTTGCAAATCTTGTTGTTGAAAAAAACAAAAAAGTAAATTTAATTTCCAGAAAAGATGTGGATAGTATAGTTGAAAATCACATTTTCATTTCTTCATACATTACAAAATTTTTACCTGAAAAATTAATGCGATTTGTTGATATAGGAACAGGCGGAGGTTTTCCCGGAATTCCACTTGCAATTATGCGCCCCGATTTGCGTGGTGTTCTTGTTGATTCTATAGGAAAAAAAATTGATGCCGTTAACGACTTTGTTGATAAGCTGAAATTAAGTAATGCGGTTGCTGAGTGCGCACGAGTTGAGAGCCCTGAGTTTATTGCAAAGTATAAAGGATCATTTGATTTAGTTGTTAGTCGTGCAGTTAAACCGATTATAATCTTAATACGTTACGCGCTTCCTTTGGTTAAAGAGAAAGGATACATCGTTGCAATAAAAGGAGGCAATTTGGATGAAGAGTTTCAAAAGGCTGAGATGAAATACAAGTCATTTATAAAAAAATCAACTGTTTACGAGCTTGCTTACAAACCGACTAATATCAGAAATAAAAAAGGAAAAAAATTAGTTGTAATTGAGTTACAAAAATAA